The genomic interval CTTGACACGAATCCACTCATCATTATGAAAATGAATATTTTGAGGAAAATCAACTAACAAGCCATATACACCAGAGTCAGCTACACAGTGAATAATACCGAAGCGAAAAAGAAATACTTGGTTCTTTTGCAGGTCATTATTATTAAAAGTAAAACCTTCAAGTTCAATTTCTTTATCCATGAAATTTCCAGGATAGTTGTAGATGAGCTCCATACTTTCTAAATAGTTCTTATCATTAATAGTTAGACTAGTTTTATCTCTATATTGGCTCATTAAGTGATTCATGATATCCGTATAATCTTCACTGCCATAATAATAGCTTGTATCAGGTGCAAGAATTTGATGAATGCTTGATGGATCATTGTCCTGAAGTATTGGAAAATTGAATCCTTTCGCTTCAATCATTGTTGAATTTAAGGTTGCTGCTGGAATTAATAACACAGCTACGATTGGAAAAATCAGCAGGGTAGAACTCCATAGCTTTTTATACCACTTGTCATCCTCGTGATGACAATCACAATTTATATGATCGTGATGATGACCCTCATTAATATTTTTCTCTTCTTTACAATACCGATACATTTGGTATATGGTTAGCCCCCATAATACAAAAATCGTTATAAATGAAATATAAGAATATTTCATATTAATATACTTAGTGATATTTCCTGTTGCATGTAAGTGCATAAAGATAAATGTAAAACTTAATAGAATCAGAATCTTGCCCATGAATCTACCTTCCCTTTCAAAGAAATAAAGCTCCTATGGATGTTAATACAATAGTATAAATGAATAAGAAAAACACAAATTTTTTCTTGAAAGTACCTG from Peribacillus asahii carries:
- a CDS encoding TIGR03943 family putative permease subunit, whose product is MGKILILLSFTFIFMHLHATGNITKYINMKYSYISFITIFVLWGLTIYQMYRYCKEEKNINEGHHHDHINCDCHHEDDKWYKKLWSSTLLIFPIVAVLLIPAATLNSTMIEAKGFNFPILQDNDPSSIHQILAPDTSYYYGSEDYTDIMNHLMSQYRDKTSLTINDKNYLESMELIYNYPGNFMDKEIELEGFTFNNNDLQKNQVFLFRFGIIHCVADSGVYGLLVDFPQNIHFHNDEWIRVKGKVSSLYYQPFKKTIPIVKVQSWETIQKPSDEYVYKQFQN